Within Antennarius striatus isolate MH-2024 chromosome 22, ASM4005453v1, whole genome shotgun sequence, the genomic segment CCGTTTTTGACCcgcgacaggaagtggacacgACGTCATGCGGCAGCGGCGCGGTGGCGAGCCTCGCCCAGCGGCTGAAGCCACGCTACCACTTTGCAGCGCTAGAGGGCGCTCACTACGAACGGCTGCCGTACAGGTACAGGAAGCCGTTGCCTAGCAACCTGAGGTACCGCCCTCCTGCGTCGGTGTGTGACGTGTCTGTCGCCGTAGGAACCACGCGGTCCTCCAGGAGAACGCCCGTCACGTCAGCCGCTTCATCGCCCTGGCAACCGTCAACAATGCCGCCAAGAAGAAGGTTTGTGTCGCGATGCTGAGGGTAGGCGGGATATATGCTCCGCCCACTAACGCCATCCCCTCCCCCGCAGTACCTGTACGCCTTCAACATCGTTCCCATGGCGACCATGGACCCGACAGAGCTGGTGAAGCAGCCGCCGGACGTGACTGAGAACCCGTACCGACGCCCTGCCCCCGATGAGACAGAGCGCTGGACGGCGAGCGGCGGCGCCGCCGGAGAGGAGGAGGTACCGGGCGGTGTCCCCGCGGTTCTGcacgtgcttttattttgaaagtcccCCACGGTGCTCCTTCCTGTTGTCGTTCCAGGAGCCCCCGCCTCAGTTCTTCTTCGACCTGAGCAAGAAGGAGGGCAGGGGGCCCCAGGGCCGCGGCCGGAGGAGGCCCCCGGACGGGGACGGGCGTCACCAGGGACAACCCAAGCAGCCGCGCCGGCATCGTGAGTCCGACCGCATCCGACACACATCCGACCATAACGCCTGTAAACCCTACCTGAAGCCGTTCTGTCTGCTCCCCAGCGCCCCCCCCGGGCCCTTGCTGGTTCTGCCTCGCCAGCCCCCAGGTGGAGAAGCACCTGGTGGTCAGCATCGGGTCACATGTGAGTTCGGGACCAATCGGGGTGCAGATCGCCGTCGGGGGGCGGGGTGACGATGTGCCGGCCTCTCGTTTCAGTGCTACCTGGCGCTGGCCAAGGGGGGGCTGACCCGGGACCACGTGCTGATCCTGCCCATCGGGCACTACCAGGCCGTCCCTGACCTGGGCCcccaggtgctggaggaggtggaCCGGTACAAGACGGCCCTCAGGGGCTTCTACCGGAGCCGGGGGGCCCGCTGCGTCCTGTTCGAGAGGAACTACCGGAGCCAGCACCTCCAGCTACAGGTGGGGGGGCCGCCGGCATATTATGCTCACAGGTACCCCCTGCTTCTCTCTCATTGGTGGGTTTGGGGTGTGTTGGCCCCGCCCAGGTGGTCCCGGTGCCGATGGACCGCTGCGCCACCGCCGACATCAAGGAGGCGTTCATGGTCCAGGCTcaggagcagcagatggagctgatggaggtcCCTGAACACACCGACCTGAAgcaggtggacacacacacacacacacacacacacacacacacacacacacacacacacacactggagctgAGTCAGGTTAacggtcaggtgtgtgtgtgttcagatcgCCCCTCCTGGGACACCGTATTTCTACGTGGAGCTGGACTCAGGAGAGAAACTCTTCCACCGGATCAGAAAACACTTTCCTCTGCAGTTTGGAAggtaaaccaacaaacaaacaaataacagaaaaaaacacacatacagataatgtgtgtgtgtgtgtgtgtgtgtgtgtgtgtgtgtgtgtgtgtgtgtgtgtagggaggTTCTGGCCAGCGAGGCGGTCCTGAACATCCCGACTCGAGCCGACTGGAAGGAGTGTAAacagagcagagaggaagaggaggagaactgTAAACAACTGAGGGACGAGTTTCAGCCGTACGACTTTGCCCTGGaggactgacacacacacacacacacacacacacgtttcctTTTCCATCCTTTAGTTAGATGTTGGGAGAGACGGACGAGGTTTGATTCCAGTCTAATGAAGTTGCTTaccttagcttagcttagcttagtttagcttagcgTAGCATGAAGCCTGGTGTCTTCAGATGTGCTGATTGGCTCCTGACGTCTAGTCGCCTCCCagatgttttattctttatttttatatttgactTGAATCAgcagaaaacaatttttaaaactttaagcTTCagtttaaagtttttatttgtctttatttttgttttttcagtgtttttgtgaaataaaacctCTCACAATAAAAGCCCATGACTCTAGAAAACATTTATATACAACATTCAACAACATTTTCTGTTCTTATTTCGAGGCCTTAAACAGAGTTCTTCTTTCATAAACGATCCATTAAACTCGGGTTCACATTTcttgttgtctttttgtttattCACTCAGTTATagataaaaatattacatttatatttgtgttcAACAGATTTAATTGAGAATTCACTGATGTTTAATTTACAAAAAGAGCTCACTCCCTAAAATTCTAGTTGTGTGTCTTTTAAGAAGTGTGATTGAATGATTTTACTTAAATCTTTTTCAAATGctctaaaaaaaacagcaataatattaaaatattagaatttcattaaaaacaggttttgaTGGTTCAAAAATAACTACATTATAATTTTCGTATATTTATTGGTGCCGTTCTGTCTTTTGATCACTAGAGGGTGACGTCATCCAccttaacttaaaaaaaagtgactcaGTTGTCAAGTTTTACTGTGGTTTAACTTTAATACAGAGTTTTCCTGCGGGACATGAACGCCCCACACCAGATGAAGGTTTGAGCAGCTGCTGTTAAATTTCCTTCG encodes:
- the cwf19l1 gene encoding CWF19-like protein 1, which codes for MGEQPVRVLVCGDVGGRLSVLFGRVQSIQKKTGQFDLLLCVGEFFGTTPEAAADWDQYRTGAKKAPIHTYILGAASQETAKNFPGADGCELAANITYLGRRGVFTGASGLQIAYVSGREAGQEPAPPHCFTPTDVAALLAPLTGSNKFRGVDVLLTSQWPQGVCRYGNKLEVDTTSCGSGAVASLAQRLKPRYHFAALEGAHYERLPYRNHAVLQENARHVSRFIALATVNNAAKKKYLYAFNIVPMATMDPTELVKQPPDVTENPYRRPAPDETERWTASGGAAGEEEEPPPQFFFDLSKKEGRGPQGRGRRRPPDGDGRHQGQPKQPRRHPPPPGPCWFCLASPQVEKHLVVSIGSHCYLALAKGGLTRDHVLILPIGHYQAVPDLGPQVLEEVDRYKTALRGFYRSRGARCVLFERNYRSQHLQLQVVPVPMDRCATADIKEAFMVQAQEQQMELMEVPEHTDLKQIAPPGTPYFYVELDSGEKLFHRIRKHFPLQFGREVLASEAVLNIPTRADWKECKQSREEEEENCKQLRDEFQPYDFALED